From Triticum urartu cultivar G1812 chromosome 2, Tu2.1, whole genome shotgun sequence, a single genomic window includes:
- the LOC125536810 gene encoding protein translation factor SUI1 homolog, with protein sequence MSDLDVQIPTAFDPFAEANAGDAGAAAGSKDYVHVRIQQRNGRKSLTTVQGLKKEFSYSKILKDLKKEFCCNGTVVQDTELGQVIQLQGDQRKNVSNFLVQAGIVKKEHIKIHGF encoded by the exons ATGTCTGATCTTGACGTTCAGATCCCAACTGCCTTTG ACCCCTTTGCCGAGGCGAATGCTGGGGACGCTGGTGCAGCTGCCGGATCAAAAGACTACGTTCATGTACGCATCCAGCAGCGTAATGGTCGCAAGAGCCTGACCACTGTCCAGGGTCTGAAGAAGGAGTTCAGCTACAGCAAGATCCTCAAAGACCTCAAGAAAGAGTTTTGCTGCAATGGTACAGTTGTCCAGGACACAGAACTTGGACAG GTCATTCAACTCCAGGGTGATCAGAGGAAGAACGTCTCAAACTTCCTTGTCCAG GCCGGCATTGTGAAGAAGGAACACATCAAGATTCATGGTTTCTGA